The stretch of DNA aacatgggtatccagattccgctgttggttattggccggagagttgtctcggtcatgtctgcatggttcccgaacccgtagggtctacacacttaaggttcgatgacgctagggttattaggaagataTGTATGTgattaccaaatgttgttcggagtcccggatgagatcccggacgaaacgaggagttccggaatagtccggagatgaagatttatatatgggaagtcatcatacggtcaccggaaatatTCAAGGGTATActagtattgtaccgggaccaccggaggggttccgggggtccaccgggagggtccacctgccccggagggccttatgggctgtaggtggaagggaaccagcccctagtggccCGGGCGCCattcccccctagggcccatgcacctagggtttgagggaaccctaaaggggggcgccccccttgcttggggggcagcccctcccccttggccgccgcccccctctagatctcatctagaggggccggccccttcccccttccccctataaatagaggggcgaggggagggctgcaaCACCACATCCAaggtgcagcccctcccctccccaacacctctcctcctccgcgtgagcttggcgaagccctgccagagaactaccactccatcaccaccacgccgtcgtgctactgttggagacttcttcctcaacctctccctcctccttactggatcaaggcgcgggagacgtcaccgggctgcacgtgtgttgaacgcggaggcaccatTGTTCGGTACTTAGATCGGATTTGGccgtgatctgaatcgctacgtgtacgactcctccaaccgcgttcttgcaacgctaccgactcgcgatcttcaagggtatgaagatacactcccctctcgttgctagttactccatagattgatcttggtgatgcgtagaatttttttaatttctgcaacgatccccaacacctcctcctccatggcgccAAAAGAGGGAGGCCGCCTCGCGCCGCCGGCGTCCCGGAGCTCGCCGGTCTTCCGCGCATCTCCATGCCACCATGTCAGACCACCTCACCACCGGCGACGAGCCCCGGTGCGCCCTCCATCTCATTCCTttcttccttgtttctcttttttCCTCTCCATGTCCCTCCGATTTTACTCACCTCCCATGCCCATGCCTGCGTAGGTCGTCGACATGGCCAACGAGGAGCTCTCTGCCTTGGCCGTGAAGAGGACCCTCACACCGTCGTTTTGCTCTCCTCTGCACTGGATCCGGTCCCTCTACAACAGCCGTCGCTGGATCTGGTCTCCGCTGCCCGTCCGCACCTCCGGCGACCCTTGCCATCGCTGGATCGAACCATTGGCACCATTGATAGCACGCACGGGGTCGAGATTTTTTTTCGTTTTTGAAAACAGATAGTTAGTAGTAACACACGTACTAGTAGCGTGGGATGCACCGCGCTATTACTAttagttagctgtagcgccttagtAGTAGCGCAGGCACCCACGCTACTATTAGCTTTTAACCCGCGTTACTACTaggctttttcctagtagtgtaagCACACTGATGAAAAGGGGAAAGAGCAGGGTGAACATTATTCTTACACTGGTACAATACCTCTGCCTTGCCGTCTCAGACCAAACTCGAAGAATCCCTAAAGCAAACGTGAAAAAAGTTTCACCCCGACCATTCACCGAATCCCTCTTCTCCATTGACCTAGATAGGGTGGGCCTCCGTTGAAGATCGTTGCGCTGGACCACCAATGCCACTGTCTAGCATCGCTTGAAGAAGACTGCCACTCGAACACACATCTCATTCGACATCCCACAACATCCCTCCAACTCCTCCACAAACAAGCTAGCCGCCCCCAATCAAGATCTCCTGTCCTCGCCGGCGCGGCACGGGATTTGCATGGCGGCGGCTAAGGTACGTCTCGGGGGAGGAAAGCTGATAAGAgaaaagtactccctccattcatTATTACAAGATATAAATGAGTTTTAGTGTATTTATTCACTCTTAGCCCGTATGTACTACCTCTGTTCCTACTAAACATAAGATGATTTGACCAAAACATATTACATATGCGAACAAAGTGTGTAGTTTATATACATTGAAATACCCAATACTACATTTTATAATTCGAAACGGAGGTCATACATTTTTAGTCACGGCGGAGTTGATGTTCCCTTGAAAAGATTTCGTAGACATTCCTTAACCCGAACACACTTGGTCCCACATGACACTAGGAACGGTTTCCTAGCTGACGTGTCGTCGTTTTTGAACCCAGACGTGCACGTGGCGGTCCAAGTTGGCATTCACCTctgccttcttcttcttccttccttCCCGTACTgggcatttcatcaaacaccaGGTCGGCACGAGAGGTAGCTCGTCTCCGGCAGGTCGCCGTCGGCTGCCACTCGCTTTCCGCTCCCAAAAGTACGCCGTCGTGATGTGTTCTTGCCGTTTCCGAGGACGGCCTAACACGTATGCCGGGAAGTCGCCGTCGAGGGTGCTCGCGCCCACGGTGGTGATCCACGGCGCGAGCGTCGGAATTCGCGGGAGCCAGCGTCGTTCCCGGCAGAGCAGGAGACCAGGGCGTTCTGCTGCATCGTTGCAGAACGCGGCGACGGTTCCGGCGGCTATCGTCACGCCGGCAGCGGCGAGCTGCCGAGACGAGCTACCTCGGGCGCTCACCAAGTGCTCGGTGAAATGCCTgggacgaggaggaagaagaatgTGATGTTAATTAATTCTAAGCTCCAACACAAGGATGAAATGCAGTGTTGGTAGATCATGTTTGATCATAGCATTCCGATCGTCTTCGGGATCGAAATGTGCATTTGGCAGCATGGAGATTGCAATACTAAAAACTCCTAAATGAACAAGGGATGGACAGCCATCCCAGAAACAAAGAAAAGACCTTGTGTCGCACCATTTCGTGCCACCAAGGAAAGGATCAATCATGCCTACTGACTACTCTACTCTACTCTACTCTAGCAGTGAAACAGAGCAAGTTCGTAGCTTGGGAACCGATGATGGATCGATCAATCTGCTTAACTCTCACTCAGCATCAGCAACGCCTCCGCGGCCTCCAGTGTCCTCGCGCCCGGCCATCCTCCAGGACGGACGGGCACCTCCATCATCAGCCTCCATGGCGTCCGCACGGGGGGTACCAACGGCGTGCTCCAGGACGGGTAACATAGATGGAAGAGGCCGTCTCCAGAAATTCAGGGCCCCGATGCGAAATGCGAATTGGGGCCCTGAAATTTCTAGAATACACATTTTTTATGAAAGAAAAATGAATAAATTCAAACACTAGACAAATTATAGGCTTGTCAAGATACTAAAACGAAAAGACCAAACCTACTATGTATCTTCTCAAGATAATTTGATTGATAAACTGATGCATTTGCACACAATATACTCATCTATATAATCATTCAAGACAACAAAGTAGTCTAATTTAAATATGGTTTCAGTTTGAGCGCACCTAGTGGACAGATCGGTGATGTCCTGACCTTGGTATCGGCCACCGACTGTTTTTCTACTTGTGTGCTTTTTTAGATTTTTGTGTCATTATATTGAGAATAGAAAAGAGTATTTACAGGATCGTGTTATAGCGAAGAAAAACTGGATGACCTACGCGCAGAAACTTGGCATTAAGCAACCTCTCATAGAAAATTGCCAGATTGGGTCACCCAAACGTCCATTCACCAAAACCAAAACGCTGCATAATTTCAACGAGGAACGGCCATCCAACAGAATCAAAAGCACAAGCTATATTAATAAGTTAGATCATCAGAGAAGGCACCTTCTTGTGATGCAGTGTGCCTATGCGCGGATGGCTTGTTGTACCATAAGGAAATTCCTCATGCGAGCAGGGCTATGGCCTATGGGCTGCGCCTCTGGGCAGGAAACGAAGCGATCAAACAAACTAGCAGACATCGCCGCTAGCCTCCGTCTTAGAACAATTTTAGTATCGGTTGTTATGGGGTAACTGTCTTACTGTGTGGGATCACAAGATCAAAAAGGAAGGAACCCATGTCCTCATGTACTAGGATATACGTGGGAGGTTTGCCGATACGTCATCTAGCCAACTCGAAACACAAGCTATCATGCTTGGTCGCTTTTGGAACCAAAGTAGTACTAGAGTTACCGAGTTGGTAAGATTGACATTCTATGTGGTACTAAGCTCAATAATAATTCACAATAACATCAATGACCGAACATGTTGCTAGATGACAATCTGATTAATTATTGACGGGAGCTTGTACATATGATCAAAAATTGATCACTTGTGGATAAGCAGGGCAATGAGTTCGCCTGCGACGCCACATCGCTCTGTCATCTCGCGATCTATGTTTGTCACTGGGGATTTCTTCTCCATCCCCTTAAACGCATTCTCGCAATGATCACCAACGCCCTTGATATCCGACACGAGACTCGACGCGGTAATGTAGTCCCCATCATGAAGGAGAGTGCGGACGTCGACCTCGAGTTCGTTGCCCGCGAATTGATAGGACCAGAGGCAGACGTTTAACACGCCCCCCTCTGGCGTGCCCTTCTTTTTCTTGGCTAGGTCATCGATGACCTTGGCGTTGTGGTTGGCGGTGTCAACGGCGATCTTCACCGCGATGTTGGCAAGTTCCAACTCAGTGGAGGCATAGGTACTCTTTGGATCTATgtgcagcatggacatgcacaaCAAGGCATTCTTGGTCTTGTTGCAAGTCCGGGCAAAAAAGCTGGCGTCGGCATCGGCGACAGAGATTCCGAAGGACATGATGCCGAGAATAATGAAAACCATGGCTACAGATGTTGCTCGGTTCGCCAttgcaactttcagtttgcacctACCTAGGTGTCGTTGCTATCTCGGTGATTCTTTCTTCTATATGTAAAGGTACACACACGAGAAAATCCTTATGATATGACCCGCCTAAATGATTGTATGATTGTATATTTATTGTTCTCGCTAGATCAAATGTCATATCAAATCAAATCAATCAAATCAAACCgaatcaaatcaaatcaaatcaaatcaaatcagatCTTTCCCTATAATATATATAATAATAAAGCAATTATCGCCTCTACCGCTCACCGTAGTGACACTTTTGCTAAAATCCCCCTGTGTTTCTCAATAATACAACCCACAGTCCTTTTTAAAGTGGATAATCTGAGAAAACGTTTCGTTCTTACACAAAGGACCCTGCATTTTTTAGTATTCAACCTGCAGTCCTTTTAAACGCATTGGCTCCTTCGATCAACCCCAACGCGGAGACCAATTTTGTCCGCGGGCGTCCGTTTGGGTTTGCGCCGACAAAAATGACGACACAACACAGAGACCCATTTTGTTCGCGGGCGTCCATTTGGGTCTTCGCCGACAAAAATGACGGCCCAATGCAGAGACCCATTTTTATTTTGTGGCCGTTTTGTGTCCATTCACACCCATTTTCAACCCAAATTTGGTCCGCCACTCCCAccactcccaccactggccacgCCGCCGCATGGCTGCTGCAGCCTCGCCGCTCAACCGGAGCACCTTCGTCTCCAGCCCGACGAGGCCATGGAGGCCGTACTGGAGACGGACGAGACCATGGAGGTCGAACCGCTGTGCGTCGAACGGCTCAGACAAGGCGGACGCTCGGCGTCGGCCTCGCCTCCCCAGTGCGCGGCCGCCATCTGTGCTCACCGTGGCCGCGcccttgctagctagctagctgcgcGTGTGCGTGCTTGCTAGCTAGTTGCCCGCGGCATGCCAGGTAGCTAGCTGCGCTCGTGCTAGCCGGCCGGTGGCCGCGTGATAGCTGGCTAGCTTGCTCGCCCGGCCACCTCGCCGCTCGTGTGTTGGAGCGGTGGAGCTCGCGCGCCCGGCCGCGCCATGGTCGCTGCGTCTACCCGCCATGCGTGTGGCCTCTGCCTTACCGAGCCGCCATGGACACCGCGCCCAGCTGCGCCACCATGGACACCGCGCCCAGCTGCGCCATGGACACCGCGCCGAGCCGCCATGCTTGTTGTGCTCGCCGAGCCGCGCTCGCCCTGCCTCGTCTCGCGCCCATGCCGTGCCACCCCGCCTGTGCGTCTCCACGTTGGAGCTCGCGCGCCCGACCGCCTCCGTGTTGTGGCTCGACCGCTGGACTCGCCTCGCGCCGGACCGGTGTTGCTGGAGCAGGTGGTCGCTCCAGCCAAGCGCCCCTCCACGTCTAGCCGCCATGCGTGCCGCCCCGCCGTGCCGAGCCATGCTCGCGTGGGTGCAGCTCGTCCCAACATGCACCGGCGTCGCTGCCT from Triticum urartu cultivar G1812 chromosome 3, Tu2.1, whole genome shotgun sequence encodes:
- the LOC125547460 gene encoding uncharacterized protein LOC125547460 is translated as MANRATSVAMVFIILGIMSFGISVADADASFFARTCNKTKNALLCMSMLHIDPKSTYASTELELANIAVKIAVDTANHNAKVIDDLAKKKKGTPEGGVLNVCLWSYQFAGNELEVDVRTLLHDGDYITASSLVSDIKGVGDHCENAFKGMEKKSPVTNIDREMTERCGVAGELIALLIHK